The Chryseobacterium aureum genome contains a region encoding:
- a CDS encoding transcriptional regulator, with translation MHKSIEINEKIFQDAVRFYGTVFSLPPLASKIYSYLLFDYEKVGITFDEFVEALSASKSSVSTSISLLLNAQLIVDHNKMDERKRYFFINDEYKKIRFEKIVQKMQDELKLLDDLNNFKKSKDDGYNERIKVYKALLNKNIENIQESLNKL, from the coding sequence ATGCATAAAAGTATAGAAATTAATGAAAAAATTTTTCAGGATGCCGTAAGATTTTATGGCACCGTGTTCAGCTTACCTCCTTTAGCTTCAAAAATTTATTCCTACCTTCTTTTTGACTATGAGAAAGTAGGAATTACTTTTGATGAATTTGTGGAAGCGCTCTCTGCCAGCAAAAGCTCTGTTTCTACCAGTATCTCTTTACTGCTCAATGCTCAGCTTATTGTAGACCACAATAAAATGGATGAGCGGAAACGGTATTTTTTCATTAATGATGAATACAAGAAAATACGATTCGAAAAAATTGTCCAAAAGATGCAGGACGAATTAAAACTATTAGATGATTTAAACAATTTTAAAAAAAGTAAAGACGATGGTTACAATGAAAGAATAAAAGTTTACAAAGCACTCTTAAATAAAAACATAGAAAATATTCAGGAATCTCTTAATAAACTATAA
- a CDS encoding GNAT family N-acetyltransferase: MNPEIKLRQAEIEDRDIIWEVIQQSIERRRQDGSTQWQNGYPNLGTVESDIAKGFGHVMTVDGEIAVYAALILNDEPAYSTIEGAWLSDGEFVVVHRVAVDEKFAGQGMVKKLFDHIEEFTKSHGIQSIKVDTNHDNMAMLKILEGRGYSYCGEVLLRDGMRKAFEKIII, translated from the coding sequence ATGAATCCAGAGATTAAATTAAGACAGGCAGAAATTGAAGACAGAGACATTATTTGGGAAGTCATCCAGCAATCTATAGAAAGACGAAGACAGGATGGAAGTACCCAATGGCAGAACGGATATCCTAATCTCGGGACCGTAGAAAGTGACATTGCCAAAGGATTCGGCCACGTTATGACAGTAGACGGAGAAATTGCCGTATATGCAGCACTTATCCTGAATGACGAACCGGCTTACAGTACTATTGAAGGAGCATGGCTGAGTGACGGTGAATTTGTGGTGGTTCACAGAGTCGCTGTAGACGAAAAATTTGCAGGGCAGGGTATGGTAAAAAAACTGTTTGACCACATTGAAGAATTTACAAAATCCCATGGAATTCAGAGTATTAAAGTGGATACGAACCATGATAATATGGCCATGCTGAAAATCCTGGAAGGAAGAGGATACTCCTATTGCGGAGAAGTTCTTTTAAGAGACGGAATGAGAAAAGCTTTTGAGAAGATTATAATTTAA
- a CDS encoding DUF2007 domain-containing protein — translation MERSTRVSVYVSDNPSEIQLVKSKLDDAQITNTVENNYLTFTTTPTATSLKVMVDLKDEKKAFDIIDAYLQQSENQ, via the coding sequence ATGGAAAGAAGTACGAGAGTATCAGTGTATGTAAGCGATAACCCTTCAGAAATTCAATTGGTTAAGTCTAAATTGGATGATGCACAAATTACAAATACCGTTGAAAATAACTATCTGACATTTACTACCACCCCAACAGCAACTTCGCTGAAAGTAATGGTAGATCTGAAAGATGAAAAGAAAGCATTTGATATTATTGATGCTTACCTTCAACAAAGTGAAAATCAATAA
- a CDS encoding efflux RND transporter periplasmic adaptor subunit, with amino-acid sequence MNNKLVILSMAAFSLTACKKEAPKQDGAKPYPVVSVESKNIVGYQTFPATIQGRVNNDVRAKIQGYITQVLVDEGQYVTKGQPLFRLETNILNENAAASKAGIGAAASSVAAAQASVNAAQVEVNKLKPLVQKNIISNVQLQTAQAQLAQAQAQLQQANAAKRQAEANYKGVEANIEYSIIRAPISGVIGRLPLKVGSLVGPSDQTPLTTISDTSEIYAYFAMNEKEYFNFLEKAPGASMPEKIKNLPMVELQLANGSLYPEKGKIEAITGQIDPTTGTIQFRVAFSNAQKLLSNGNSGTIRFPQNYDNVLVVPESATYEQQGIVYVYKVEKGDTARNVVVNVIDRIDNLALIKSGVNKGERVIAAGIGGLKPGTAVKPKPIKMDSLVQSIKPKF; translated from the coding sequence ATGAATAATAAGCTAGTTATACTTTCCATGGCAGCGTTTTCACTGACGGCCTGCAAAAAAGAAGCTCCGAAGCAGGATGGCGCCAAGCCATATCCTGTGGTTTCCGTGGAGTCAAAAAATATAGTGGGTTATCAGACGTTTCCGGCTACCATCCAGGGTAGGGTAAACAATGATGTACGTGCAAAAATACAGGGATATATTACCCAGGTATTGGTAGATGAAGGACAATATGTTACCAAAGGACAGCCTTTGTTCCGTCTGGAAACCAATATCCTGAACGAAAATGCCGCGGCTTCCAAAGCGGGAATCGGGGCAGCAGCATCCAGTGTTGCAGCCGCTCAGGCCTCTGTAAATGCAGCACAGGTTGAAGTAAACAAACTAAAACCGCTGGTTCAGAAAAACATCATCAGTAATGTACAGCTGCAGACTGCTCAGGCTCAGCTGGCACAGGCACAAGCCCAGTTACAACAGGCCAACGCTGCCAAAAGACAGGCAGAAGCCAATTACAAAGGAGTAGAAGCCAACATTGAATATTCCATTATTCGTGCCCCTATTTCTGGGGTCATCGGAAGACTTCCGTTAAAAGTGGGAAGTTTGGTAGGACCGTCTGATCAGACCCCTCTTACCACAATTTCTGATACTTCAGAGATCTATGCGTACTTTGCCATGAATGAGAAGGAATACTTTAATTTCCTTGAAAAAGCTCCGGGCGCTTCTATGCCTGAGAAAATCAAAAACTTGCCCATGGTAGAGCTTCAGCTGGCCAACGGAAGCCTTTATCCTGAAAAAGGGAAAATTGAAGCCATAACAGGTCAGATTGATCCTACAACAGGAACCATTCAGTTCAGGGTGGCGTTCTCCAATGCTCAGAAATTACTAAGCAACGGTAACAGCGGAACCATCAGGTTCCCTCAAAACTATGACAATGTATTGGTAGTTCCTGAAAGTGCTACTTACGAACAGCAGGGAATTGTTTACGTATATAAAGTAGAAAAAGGAGACACTGCCAGAAATGTTGTTGTAAATGTTATTGACAGAATCGACAATTTAGCCCTTATCAAATCAGGAGTTAATAAAGGGGAAAGAGTTATTGCAGCCGGTATCGGAGGTCTGAAACCCGGAACCGCAGTAAAGCCGAAGCCCATCAAAATGGATAGTCTTGTTCAATCAATAAAACCGAAATTCTAA
- the lat gene encoding L-lysine 6-transaminase yields the protein MEQTLDIKANKVKETVGRHVLADGFDFVMDIEKSHGSWLYDKLTDREYLDMFSMFASASIGYNHPYLVERSEWLGKMAVNKPTLADVYSEEYAHFLEVFERVVIPEELQYAFFIEGGTLGVENAMKACFDWKTRKNFAKGLDTEAGICIHFKQAFHGRSGYTLSLTNTSDPRKYQYFPMFNWPRILNPKLKFPITDENLEETIKNENLALLQIEEAILMNPNKVACIIIEPIQAEGGDNHFRDEFLLGLRRICDDNEILLIFDEVQTGIAITGKMWAFQHFTAKPDIISFGKKAQVCGVLANKEKFDEVPNNVFRESSRINSTFGGNFIDMLRFQLVMEVIEKENLVENARVVGDFLLESLKSLAERYPEKISNARGRGLMCAIDLPSAEQRNALMNELYKDGLIILPCGDQSLRFRPHLNVTKEEVKLALDKIEHNINKI from the coding sequence ATGGAACAAACATTAGATATAAAAGCAAATAAAGTAAAAGAAACCGTAGGAAGACATGTTCTTGCAGACGGTTTCGATTTTGTGATGGATATTGAAAAATCGCACGGATCATGGCTTTATGACAAACTTACAGACAGAGAATATCTGGATATGTTCTCCATGTTCGCATCAGCATCCATCGGCTACAACCACCCTTATCTTGTAGAAAGATCAGAATGGCTGGGAAAAATGGCGGTAAACAAACCTACTTTGGCTGACGTTTACTCAGAAGAATACGCTCATTTCCTTGAAGTATTTGAAAGAGTCGTTATTCCTGAAGAATTACAATATGCTTTCTTTATCGAAGGCGGAACCCTGGGCGTTGAAAATGCAATGAAAGCATGCTTCGACTGGAAAACCCGCAAAAATTTTGCAAAAGGACTGGACACGGAAGCAGGAATCTGCATCCATTTCAAGCAGGCCTTTCACGGAAGAAGCGGTTATACTTTGAGCTTAACCAATACTTCAGACCCAAGAAAGTACCAATATTTTCCAATGTTCAACTGGCCGAGAATTTTAAATCCAAAATTAAAGTTCCCAATTACAGATGAGAACCTTGAAGAAACCATCAAAAATGAAAACCTTGCTTTGCTTCAGATTGAAGAGGCTATCCTGATGAACCCCAATAAAGTGGCCTGTATCATCATAGAGCCTATTCAGGCAGAAGGAGGTGACAACCATTTCAGAGACGAATTCCTTTTAGGATTAAGAAGAATCTGTGATGATAACGAAATCTTACTTATTTTTGATGAAGTTCAGACAGGGATCGCCATTACAGGAAAAATGTGGGCATTCCAGCATTTTACAGCCAAGCCGGATATTATTTCTTTCGGAAAAAAAGCTCAGGTATGCGGTGTTTTAGCCAACAAGGAAAAGTTTGATGAAGTACCGAATAATGTTTTCAGAGAAAGTTCCAGAATCAATTCAACTTTTGGTGGAAACTTCATAGATATGCTTCGTTTCCAGTTGGTAATGGAAGTGATCGAAAAAGAAAACCTGGTAGAAAATGCAAGAGTGGTAGGAGATTTCTTATTGGAAAGTCTGAAATCCCTTGCCGAAAGATATCCTGAGAAAATTTCAAATGCCAGAGGAAGAGGCTTGATGTGCGCAATTGATCTGCCATCCGCAGAACAGAGAAATGCCCTGATGAACGAACTTTACAAGGACGGATTAATCATTCTTCCATGCGGGGATCAGTCTCTTCGTTTCAGACCTCATCTGAATGTGACCAAAGAAGAAGTAAAGCTTGCTCTGGATAAAATTGAACACAATATTAATAAAATTTAA